A single region of the Triplophysa dalaica isolate WHDGS20190420 chromosome 15, ASM1584641v1, whole genome shotgun sequence genome encodes:
- the ptger2a gene encoding LOW QUALITY PROTEIN: prostaglandin E receptor 2a (subtype EP2) (The sequence of the model RefSeq protein was modified relative to this genomic sequence to represent the inferred CDS: deleted 2 bases in 1 codon), translating to MTTPSSSMEGKHCNGNITNLMPNEGPAISAMMFAAGLIGNLVALVLLECRRRKERHRQRQSLFHLLVTTLVVTDLLGTCLVSPLVQTAYFTNTSLVGLSEGREVCDYFAFTMTFLSLSTLSILLAMALERCLSIGYPYFYGRRVTKRCGYITIPSIYLVCFTFCLMPFAGFGEYVQYCPGTWCFIAVNTDGNEDKAYAKVYATAMLVIITCIVACNCFVVYNLVLMYRRRKHNRGSVNTRSKRDRRYFSWAEEVEHLILLVFMTVIFVICSLPLMIRVYINSTVPKSGSYRTDLIALRFLSVNSIIDPWVFIFLRPSVIRFIWGALCKTSYIPSRNSLFQTSITKNPAGQIELTQPSSTFVENTCLHKSVQMV from the exons ATGACTACCCCATCTTCCAGTATGGAGGGCAAACACTGCAACGGCAACATAACTAATTTGATGCCAAACGAGGGACCGGCCATCAGTGCCATGATGTTCGCGGCCGGATTGATCGGGAATCTGGTCGCCTTGGTTCTCCTGGAGTGCCGCCGGAGGAAAGAGAGACACCGACAGCGCCAGTCGCTCTTCCATCTATTGGTGACCACATTGGTCGTTACGGACCTTTTGGGGACGTGTTTGGTCAGTCCCCTTGTGCAAACCGCATATTTTACTAACACCTCGCTGGTCGGATTGAGCGAGGGTCGGGAGGTGTGTGATTATTTCGCATTCACCATGACTTTCCTCAGTCTGTCGACACTTTCTATCCTCCTCGCCATGGCGCTGGAGAGGTGCCTCTCCATCGGGTACCCGTACTTCTATGGAAGACGTGTCACCAAGCGCTGCGGATACATCACAATTCCTTCTATATATTTAGTGTGCTTTACATTCTGTTTAATGCCTTTCGCAGGCTTTGGGgaatatgtacagtattgtcCTGGGACGTGGTGTTTTATCGCCGTGAATACTGACGGTAATGAGGACAAGGCGTACGCCAAAGTTTACGCAACGGCGATGCTGGTTATCATTACTTGTATCGTGGCGTGCAACTGTTTCGTAGTTTATAACCTGGTGTTGATGTACCGGAGGCGCAAACACAACCGAGGATCCGTGAACACTCGGAGTAAAAGGGACAGGAGATACTTTTCATGGGCAGAGGAGGTGGAACATCTCATACTTCTGGTCTTCATGACAGTCATATTTGTAATTTGCTCCCTGCCATTAATG aTCCGTGTATACATCAATTCCACTGTCCCCAAGTCA GGTAGCTATAGAACAGATCTAATAGCTCTGCGTTTCCTCTCGGTCAACTCCATCATTGACCCCTGGGTGTTTATCTTTCTCAGGCCGTCCGTTATACGCTTCATCTGGGGGGCTCTGTGTAAGACCTCCTACATCCCCTCCAGAAACTCCTTGTTCCAAACATCCATCACCAAGAATCCGGCAGGCCAGATCGAGCTGACGCAACCCAGTTCCACGTTTGTGGAGAACACTTGTCTCCACAAATCCGTTCAGATGGTTTGA